A region from the Vicia villosa cultivar HV-30 ecotype Madison, WI linkage group LG3, Vvil1.0, whole genome shotgun sequence genome encodes:
- the LOC131657335 gene encoding F-box/LRR-repeat protein At3g26922-like, protein MMIGLFCFVDLISDLSDCLLIHILSFLDARDAVRTCILSKRWINLWKTLPTIVILDFPNFDDPKYEQFVYQILSLRDHSTDIHTLQLHPAFMEKRSISLVSRILKYAFSHNVRSLLLDFETLKPNSFSFSSSTLKSLKLTCGDFVFGVNTEFPNSLHFPALTTLSLSYFTFTSNHDGCAEPFSTFNMLTTLIINQCVVLNEKNLCISNTKLENLSITMYRDNYPGTLFKIELCAPNLHTFSFIGNHISKLVGSKSIFSSIKQLIINVRCFDMYVGYSPIICNWLDEISNIESLTLDTYTLKVLSRFHLFKLEPPFLLNLKSLKIETYRLSDVSEFDRAVDFLLQNSPSAKVEIIIVEKWSKM, encoded by the exons ATGATGATTGGATTATTTTGTTTTGTAGACTTGATCAGTGATTTGTCTGATTGTCTTCTTATTCACATACTGTCTTTTTTGGATGCAAGAGATGCCGTTCGAACCTGCATTTTGTCCAAAAGATGGATCAATCTTTGGAAGACACTTCCCACTATTGTCATATTAGATTTTCCCAATTTCGATGACCCAAAATATGAACAATTTGTATATCAGATTTTGTCACTACGTGATCATTCTACCGATATTCACACTCTTCAACTTCATCCTGCTTTTATGGAAAAGCGAAGCATCTCATTAGTGTCTAGGATACTGAAATATGCTTTTTCACACAATGTCCGATCCTTACTACTTGACTTTGAAACCCTTAAgcctaattctttttctttttcaagttCTACTCTAAAGTCCCTCAAACTTACATGTGGTGATTTTGTTTTTGGTGTCAATACTGAATTTCCAAATTCTCTTCATTTTCCAGCATTAACCACCCTATCTTTAAGCTACTTTACTTTTACTTCCAATCATGATGGTTGTGCTGAACCATTTTCCACTTTTAATATGTTGACTACGTTGATCATCAACCAATGTGTAGTCTTGAATGAAAAAAACCTTTGCATATCAAATACCAAACTTGAAAATTTATCTATAACTATGTATCGCGATAATTATCCTGGAACTTTATTCAAAATCGAGTTATGTGCTCCAAATCTTCATACCTTCTCTTTTATTGGTAATCATATTTCAAAACTTGTTGGTAGCAAGAGTATTTTCTCCTCTATCAAACAGTTAATTATTAATGTCAGGTGTTTTGATATGTATGTGGGGTACTCACCAATTATATGCAATTGGTTGGATGAAATTTCTAATATTGAATCATTGACTCTTGATACATATACTCTCAAG GTTCTTTCCCGTTTTCATTTATTCAAGCTTGAGCCACCTTTCCTTTTAAACTTAAAGTCACTCAAAATAGAAACATATCGCCTTTCCGATGTATCTGAATTTGACAGAGCTGTAGACTTTTTGCTTCAAAATTCACCCTCGGCAAAGGTTGAGATCATTATTGTAG aaaaatggagcaaaatgTAG